In Mycolicibacterium phocaicum, one DNA window encodes the following:
- a CDS encoding hemolysin family protein, translated as MTGLTPLIGAIVLVVIGGLFAAIDAAINTVSIARVDELIRDERPGAVRLAKIVRNRPQYVNLVVLLRVVCEASATVMLVDYLDEQLSRGWALVSAAAIMVVVSFVAIGVGPRTVGRQNAYSISLLSALPLQVIAVLLTPISRLLVLIGNALTPGRGFRNGPFASEIELLEVVDLAQQRGVVAAEERRMIKSVFELGDTPAREVMVPRTEMVWIESDKSAGQATSLAVRSGHSRLPVIGENVDDVVGVVYLKDLVEQTYNSTNGGRETKVAAVMRPAVFMPDSKPLDALLNEMQRTRNHMALLVDEYGAIAGLVSIEDVLEEIVGEIADEYDTDEVLPVEELGDNRFRVSARLPLEDLAELCGFEVDGDLDVDTVGGLLAHELGRVPLPGAEVRVSFPSHRSQHPATLQLRAEGGRDHRGRVRIGTVLVIPVEPERAEDVEEGEPDE; from the coding sequence GTGACCGGGTTGACGCCGTTGATCGGCGCCATAGTGCTCGTCGTGATCGGCGGGCTGTTCGCGGCGATCGATGCCGCCATCAACACCGTCTCGATCGCCCGCGTCGATGAGCTGATCCGCGATGAGCGGCCCGGTGCGGTGCGGCTGGCGAAGATCGTCCGGAACCGGCCGCAGTACGTCAACCTCGTTGTGCTGCTTCGGGTTGTCTGCGAGGCGTCGGCAACCGTCATGCTCGTCGACTATCTCGATGAACAGCTGAGCCGGGGGTGGGCACTGGTGTCCGCGGCCGCCATCATGGTCGTCGTCAGCTTCGTGGCCATCGGCGTCGGCCCCCGCACCGTCGGGCGGCAGAACGCCTACTCGATCTCACTGCTGTCGGCGCTCCCGCTACAGGTGATCGCGGTGCTGCTGACCCCGATCAGCCGGTTGCTGGTGCTCATCGGAAACGCCCTGACACCGGGCCGGGGCTTCCGCAACGGACCCTTCGCCTCGGAAATCGAGCTGCTCGAGGTCGTCGACCTCGCGCAGCAGCGTGGTGTCGTGGCCGCCGAAGAGCGGCGAATGATCAAGTCCGTCTTCGAACTCGGCGACACCCCTGCCCGCGAGGTCATGGTGCCCCGTACCGAGATGGTGTGGATCGAGAGCGACAAGTCGGCCGGGCAGGCGACGTCGCTGGCGGTGCGCAGCGGGCACTCCCGGCTCCCGGTGATCGGGGAGAACGTGGACGACGTCGTCGGCGTCGTCTACCTCAAAGACCTTGTGGAGCAGACCTACAACTCCACGAACGGCGGCCGCGAGACCAAGGTTGCCGCGGTGATGCGTCCCGCGGTGTTCATGCCGGACTCCAAACCACTCGACGCCCTGCTCAACGAGATGCAGCGCACCCGCAACCACATGGCGTTGCTGGTCGACGAATACGGTGCGATCGCCGGTCTGGTGTCGATCGAGGACGTGCTGGAGGAGATCGTCGGTGAGATCGCCGACGAATACGACACCGACGAGGTGTTGCCGGTAGAAGAACTGGGCGACAACCGGTTTCGGGTATCGGCCCGGCTGCCACTGGAGGACCTGGCCGAACTGTGCGGGTTCGAGGTCGACGGCGACCTGGACGTGGACACCGTCGGCGGGCTCCTGGCACACGAACTGGGGCGCGTGCCGTTGCCGGGCGCCGAGGTCCGGGTGTCGTTCCCGTCGCATCGATCGCAGCATCCGGCGACCCTCCAGTTGCGGGCCGAGGGCGGCCGGGACCACCGCGGCCGGGTCCGGATCGGGACCGTGCTGGTGATACCCGTCGAGCCAGAACGCGCTGAGGATGTTGAAGAAGGAGAACCCGATGAGTGA
- the ybeY gene encoding rRNA maturation RNase YbeY — MTVEVSNESGIDVSEDELISVARFVISKMDVNPAAELSMVLVDQSAMADLHMRWMDLPGPTDVMSFPMDELEPGGRPDAPEPGPSMLGDIVLCPEFAANQAEAAGHSLGHELALLTVHGVLHLLGYDHAEPDEEKEMFDLQRQLLEEWVADQVHAYHKDRQTEKDRRLLDKSRYFDEP; from the coding sequence GTGACGGTCGAGGTTTCCAACGAGTCGGGAATCGACGTATCCGAAGACGAGCTGATCAGCGTCGCGCGGTTCGTCATCTCCAAGATGGACGTGAACCCCGCCGCTGAACTCTCGATGGTGCTGGTCGACCAGTCGGCCATGGCCGACCTGCACATGCGCTGGATGGACCTGCCGGGCCCGACCGATGTGATGAGCTTCCCCATGGACGAGCTCGAACCCGGCGGCCGCCCGGACGCGCCAGAGCCGGGGCCCTCGATGCTCGGCGACATCGTGCTGTGTCCCGAGTTCGCCGCGAATCAGGCTGAGGCCGCGGGACATTCGCTGGGCCATGAGCTGGCGCTGCTGACCGTGCACGGCGTGCTGCACCTGCTGGGCTACGACCACGCCGAGCCGGACGAAGAAAAAGAGATGTTCGACCTGCAGCGTCAGCTGCTCGAAGAGTGGGTCGCCGACCAGGTGCACGCCTACCACAAGGATCGGCAGACCGAGAAAGACCGCCGGCTGCTGGACAAGTCGCGGTACTTCGACGAACCGTGA
- a CDS encoding PhoH family protein, translating to MTPRDTNAAASRSSELDPSVRSSITVPPDLVVGLLGSADENLRALENLLTADIHVRGNSLSISGSPADVAKAERVVSELITIAAGGQTLTPDVVRRSVGMLDGADAESPAQVLTLDILSRRGKTIRPKTLNQKRYVDAIDAHTIVFGIGPAGTGKTYLAMAKAVSALQTKQVSRIILTRPAVEAGERLGFLPGTLNEKIDPYLRPLYDALHDMMDAEMIPKLMAAGVIEVAPLAYMRGRTLNDAFIILDEAQNTTAEQMKMFLTRLGFGSKIVVTGDVTQVDLPGGSKSGLRSAVEVLDGIDDIHIAELTSADVVRHKLVSEIVDAYEAAEAKVSEHGLANRAHRRSTGRTRR from the coding sequence GTGACGCCCCGCGATACGAACGCCGCTGCGTCGCGCTCCTCGGAGCTCGACCCGTCGGTTCGAAGCAGCATCACTGTTCCGCCTGATCTTGTCGTGGGCCTGCTCGGCTCGGCCGACGAGAATCTGCGAGCCCTGGAGAATCTCCTGACAGCCGACATCCACGTGCGCGGCAACTCGCTGTCGATATCCGGTTCGCCCGCCGACGTGGCCAAGGCCGAGCGCGTGGTGAGTGAGCTGATCACGATCGCCGCCGGCGGTCAGACGCTGACCCCCGACGTCGTCCGTCGCAGCGTCGGCATGCTCGACGGCGCCGACGCCGAGTCGCCGGCGCAGGTGCTGACGCTCGACATCCTGTCGCGGCGCGGCAAGACGATCCGGCCCAAGACGCTCAACCAGAAGCGCTACGTCGACGCCATCGATGCCCACACCATCGTCTTCGGCATCGGCCCCGCCGGTACCGGCAAGACCTATCTCGCAATGGCCAAGGCCGTCAGCGCATTACAGACCAAACAAGTCAGCCGCATCATCCTGACGCGTCCCGCCGTCGAGGCCGGGGAGCGGCTCGGCTTCTTGCCGGGCACGCTCAACGAGAAGATCGACCCGTATCTGCGGCCGCTGTACGACGCGCTGCACGACATGATGGACGCCGAGATGATCCCGAAGCTCATGGCGGCGGGGGTTATCGAGGTTGCGCCGCTTGCCTACATGCGGGGTAGAACCCTCAATGACGCCTTCATCATCCTCGACGAGGCGCAGAACACCACCGCTGAGCAGATGAAGATGTTCCTGACCCGGTTGGGTTTCGGGTCCAAGATCGTCGTCACCGGTGACGTCACCCAGGTCGACCTGCCGGGCGGATCGAAGTCGGGTCTGCGGTCGGCCGTCGAGGTGCTCGACGGCATCGACGACATCCACATCGCGGAGCTCACGAGTGCAGATGTGGTGCGCCACAAGCTGGTTTCGGAAATCGTCGACGCGTACGAAGCCGCGGAAGCCAAAGTGAGCGAGCACGGTCTGGCCAACCGTGCGCACCGCCGATCCACCGGCCGGACGAGGCGGTGA
- a CDS encoding EspA/EspE family type VII secretion system effector has protein sequence MGPRHSHGGSHHGGTSHPSPSSRHNRHGDDEPTQVIPRPHRDDPRHRRGDDHDGNSHRRDHDGGDSPSLGEKINDILDKANDVLDTASDIADNVKKLMEGDPMGAVGLLSDAGDIAKMLMPAAAGTPIIEGGLWALDLAGLGFGIGDPDTGESFSDGAGLFQAAGDGLSSAYPTVWKGTASTAYSNRNAEQIGSAEQLLQADNLVVQILSAEAQQVDAGRQQMDNIATCLGAMIPVCLALEATVIGAPESLALQAASVAVAAAASALTMNNMMAQSSSNAAQLSQATSMYQSASHAPPLSTMPPPAKKPGDGPDFGNADPNAPGNPNQPGTPGTGTPSGPPTSNPPGTGSPTGTGGGGSGGGSGSGGGSGSGGGSGSGGGAPSMPKMPEMPSMPAASGAGTGAGAGMGGMPSLPQMGGGSGSGGGGGLLGTLAGLAGQAAQTATQAAQAAQQGKQDPNAQDPNAPGEDKDGDGKPDDPAADPNAQPAQENPPGAAAGAESPAGRAPIQVSFDDGAHHVEVAVDPDTAKGPVHVSLDPANPTAPPRITTEI, from the coding sequence ATGGGTCCGCGTCATAGTCATGGCGGCAGTCACCACGGCGGCACCAGCCATCCATCGCCGAGCTCCCGTCACAACCGGCACGGCGACGACGAACCCACCCAGGTCATCCCCCGCCCGCACCGCGACGACCCCCGGCACCGCCGCGGCGACGATCACGACGGCAACTCGCACCGGCGCGACCACGACGGCGGTGACAGCCCGAGCCTCGGCGAGAAGATCAACGACATCCTCGACAAGGCCAACGACGTCCTGGACACCGCATCGGACATCGCGGACAACGTCAAGAAGCTGATGGAGGGCGACCCGATGGGCGCCGTCGGACTGCTCAGCGATGCCGGCGACATCGCCAAGATGCTGATGCCCGCGGCCGCGGGCACACCCATCATCGAGGGTGGTTTGTGGGCCCTGGACCTCGCGGGGCTCGGTTTCGGCATCGGCGATCCGGACACCGGTGAATCGTTCTCCGATGGCGCCGGGCTCTTTCAGGCCGCCGGCGACGGGCTCAGCAGCGCCTATCCGACCGTGTGGAAAGGCACCGCCTCCACGGCCTACTCCAACCGTAACGCCGAGCAGATCGGCAGCGCCGAACAGCTGCTGCAGGCCGACAATCTCGTCGTACAGATCCTGAGCGCCGAGGCCCAGCAGGTGGACGCCGGACGCCAGCAGATGGACAACATCGCCACCTGCCTCGGCGCGATGATCCCCGTCTGCCTCGCACTGGAGGCGACGGTCATCGGCGCCCCCGAGTCGCTCGCGCTACAGGCCGCATCGGTCGCCGTCGCCGCCGCGGCCTCGGCGCTGACGATGAACAACATGATGGCCCAATCATCGAGCAACGCAGCGCAATTGAGCCAGGCGACGAGCATGTACCAGAGCGCGTCGCACGCCCCTCCGCTGAGCACCATGCCGCCGCCCGCGAAAAAGCCGGGCGACGGACCAGATTTCGGCAACGCCGATCCCAATGCGCCGGGCAACCCCAACCAGCCCGGGACGCCGGGAACAGGCACGCCGTCCGGCCCGCCGACGAGCAACCCGCCCGGCACCGGCAGCCCGACGGGCACCGGCGGCGGCGGATCCGGTGGCGGTTCGGGCTCCGGTGGTGGTTCGGGTTCCGGCGGCGGTTCGGGGTCCGGCGGCGGCGCACCGAGCATGCCGAAGATGCCCGAAATGCCCTCCATGCCAGCGGCATCGGGTGCGGGCACCGGCGCAGGCGCCGGCATGGGCGGTATGCCGTCCCTGCCGCAGATGGGCGGCGGCTCCGGCAGTGGGGGCGGCGGCGGCCTGCTCGGCACCCTCGCCGGCCTGGCCGGCCAGGCGGCACAAACCGCGACGCAGGCAGCTCAGGCCGCCCAGCAGGGCAAGCAGGATCCGAACGCCCAGGATCCCAATGCGCCCGGCGAGGACAAGGACGGCGACGGCAAGCCGGACGATCCGGCCGCCGATCCCAATGCCCAACCCGCGCAGGAGAATCCGCCGGGCGCCGCGGCCGGGGCCGAGTCCCCTGCCGGACGCGCACCCATTCAGGTGTCGTTCGATGACGGCGCCCACCACGTCGAGGTGGCCGTCGACCCCGACACCGCCAAGGGCCCGGTGCACGTGAGCCTCGACCCGGCGAATCCCACTGCGCCCCCGCGCATCACGACCGAAATCTAG
- a CDS encoding ESX-1 secretion-associated protein: MSSRLTVETSELQALSTKQDDAAATFSAAGDTTSYVEVKVLATHGPLCMSTQSALSAANNARKAACEQMMNKSRNLADNLTKAASQYDQTDSQEGAHLSKQMQI; encoded by the coding sequence ATGAGCAGCAGACTCACCGTCGAGACCTCGGAGTTGCAGGCGCTCTCCACCAAACAAGACGATGCCGCCGCCACGTTCAGCGCAGCCGGCGACACGACGTCCTACGTCGAGGTCAAGGTGCTCGCGACGCACGGGCCGCTGTGCATGTCGACGCAGTCCGCGCTGAGCGCCGCGAACAACGCCCGCAAGGCCGCCTGCGAGCAGATGATGAACAAGTCGCGCAACCTGGCCGACAACCTGACCAAGGCCGCGTCGCAATACGATCAGACGGATTCGCAGGAAGGCGCCCACCTCAGCAAGCAGATGCAGATCTGA
- a CDS encoding 16S rRNA (uracil(1498)-N(3))-methyltransferase: MSRALFYVDAVPEVGGIAVVDGDEGFHAATVRRIRPGEELDLSDGAGTLAHCVIEDAVKGRLTARVLSVTDVPAAVPTVTVVQALPKSERSELAIELATEAGADAFVAWQSERCVARWDGAAKVEKGLRRWSAVARSAARQSRRPYVPSVSGPVSTAELVAAIGMGVTLVLHESAEVPLRDVISASTESVTLIVGPEGGITDGEVAALVAAGAIAVRLGPSVLRTSTAAAVALGALGVLTPRWQV, encoded by the coding sequence GTGAGCCGGGCGCTGTTCTACGTCGACGCGGTGCCGGAGGTCGGCGGTATCGCCGTCGTCGACGGTGACGAGGGCTTCCACGCGGCGACGGTGCGACGCATCCGTCCGGGTGAGGAACTCGACCTGTCCGACGGCGCGGGCACGTTGGCGCACTGCGTGATCGAAGACGCCGTGAAGGGCCGGTTGACGGCACGGGTGCTGTCGGTCACCGACGTCCCGGCCGCGGTGCCGACGGTGACGGTGGTGCAGGCCCTGCCCAAATCCGAACGTTCCGAACTGGCCATCGAATTGGCCACCGAGGCCGGCGCCGACGCCTTCGTGGCATGGCAGTCCGAGCGGTGCGTCGCGCGCTGGGACGGCGCGGCCAAGGTGGAGAAGGGTTTACGTCGCTGGAGTGCCGTGGCCCGGTCGGCGGCGCGGCAGTCCCGCCGCCCCTACGTGCCGTCCGTCAGTGGCCCGGTGTCGACCGCTGAGCTTGTCGCGGCCATCGGCATGGGTGTCACCCTCGTCCTGCACGAATCGGCGGAAGTGCCGCTGCGCGATGTGATTTCGGCGTCCACAGAGTCGGTGACGCTCATCGTGGGGCCCGAAGGCGGTATCACCGACGGCGAGGTGGCGGCGTTGGTCGCCGCCGGTGCCATCGCTGTTCGGCTGGGACCGTCGGTGCTGCGGACGTCGACCGCGGCCGCGGTCGCGCTGGGCGCCCTGGGTGTGCTGACGCCGCGCTGGCAGGTCTAG
- the dnaJ gene encoding molecular chaperone DnaJ, whose amino-acid sequence MARDYYGLLGVSKGASDSEIKKAYRRLARELHPDVNPDEGAQQRFAEISTAYEVLSDPEKRRIVDLGGDPMESGGGGGGAGGFAGFGGLGDVFEAFFGGGASSRGPIGRVRPGSDSLLRLRLNLEECATGVTKQVTVDTAVLCDLCQGKGTHGNSQPARCDTCHGQGEVQTVQRSLLGNVMTSRPCPVCGGVGEVIPDPCHRCGGDGRVRARRDVSVKIPAGVGEGMRVRLAAQGEVGPGGGPAGDLYVEVHEQAHELFLRDGDDLHCTVSVPMVDAALGTTVTVEAILDGPTEITIAPGTQPGSITTLRGHGMPHLRSGVRGNLHAHIDVVVPSRLDNRDLELLRKFKEQRSRDVTEVRSTQAVAGGGGGLFSRLRETFSGR is encoded by the coding sequence GTGGCACGCGATTACTACGGCCTGCTCGGCGTGAGCAAGGGCGCCAGCGACTCGGAGATCAAGAAGGCCTACCGCAGGCTGGCCCGGGAGCTGCACCCCGACGTCAATCCCGACGAGGGCGCACAGCAGCGGTTCGCTGAGATCAGCACCGCCTACGAGGTCCTCAGCGACCCGGAGAAGCGGCGCATCGTCGACCTCGGCGGTGACCCGATGGAGAGCGGCGGAGGCGGCGGCGGTGCCGGGGGTTTCGCAGGCTTCGGGGGACTCGGCGACGTGTTCGAGGCGTTCTTCGGCGGCGGCGCGTCCTCGCGCGGTCCGATCGGCCGGGTGCGCCCGGGCTCGGACTCGCTGCTGCGCCTGCGGCTGAACCTCGAGGAGTGCGCAACAGGCGTCACCAAGCAGGTGACCGTCGACACCGCCGTGCTGTGCGACCTGTGCCAGGGCAAGGGCACGCACGGCAATTCCCAGCCCGCCCGCTGTGATACCTGCCACGGCCAGGGTGAGGTCCAGACGGTCCAGCGCTCGCTGCTCGGCAACGTCATGACATCGCGCCCCTGCCCCGTGTGTGGCGGTGTTGGCGAGGTCATTCCCGACCCCTGTCACCGCTGCGGCGGCGACGGCCGCGTGCGCGCCCGGCGCGACGTGAGTGTGAAGATTCCGGCCGGCGTCGGTGAGGGTATGCGGGTGCGCCTGGCGGCCCAGGGCGAGGTCGGCCCGGGCGGTGGACCCGCCGGCGACCTGTACGTCGAGGTGCACGAGCAGGCGCACGAGCTGTTCCTGCGCGACGGCGACGACCTGCACTGCACCGTCTCGGTCCCGATGGTCGACGCCGCGCTGGGCACCACGGTCACCGTCGAGGCCATCCTCGACGGGCCCACCGAGATCACCATCGCGCCGGGCACCCAGCCCGGTTCGATCACCACCCTGCGTGGCCACGGCATGCCGCACCTGCGGTCCGGGGTCCGCGGCAACCTGCACGCGCACATCGATGTGGTGGTGCCGTCCCGGCTCGACAATCGTGACCTCGAGCTGCTGCGCAAGTTCAAGGAGCAGCGGTCCCGGGACGTCACCGAGGTGCGGTCCACGCAGGCTGTGGCCGGCGGCGGAGGTGGGCTGTTCAGCCGCCTGCGCGAAACCTTCAGCGGCCGTTAG
- the hrcA gene encoding heat-inducible transcriptional repressor HrcA, translating into MGSADDRRFEVLRAIVADFVSTKEPIGSKTLVERHNLGVSSATVRNDMAVLEAEGYITQPHTSSGRVPTEKGYREFVDRIDDVKPLSSSERRAILSFLESGVDLDDVLRRAVRLLAQLTRQVAIVQYPTLSRSTVRHLEVVALTPARLLLVVITDTGRVDQRVVELGDSIGEHELSQLRERLGAALEGKLLSAASIAVADLASQMDGHGGLGDAVGRAATVLVETLVEHQEERLLLGGTANLTRNTADFGGSLRSVLEALEEQVVVLRLLAAQQEAGKVTVRIGHETEAEQMAGTSVVSTAYGSLGKVYGGMGVVGPTRMDYPGTIANVAAVARYIGEVLGTR; encoded by the coding sequence ATGGGTAGTGCCGACGACCGTCGCTTTGAAGTGCTGCGTGCCATCGTTGCGGACTTCGTCTCCACCAAGGAGCCCATCGGCTCCAAGACGCTCGTCGAGCGCCACAACCTCGGCGTTTCGAGCGCCACGGTGCGCAACGACATGGCCGTTCTGGAGGCCGAGGGCTACATCACCCAGCCACACACCAGCTCGGGGCGGGTGCCCACCGAGAAGGGGTACCGCGAGTTCGTCGACCGGATCGACGACGTCAAGCCGCTGTCGTCCAGCGAGCGCCGCGCCATCCTGAGTTTCCTCGAATCCGGCGTTGACCTAGACGACGTTTTGCGCCGTGCGGTACGCCTGCTGGCGCAGTTGACCCGGCAGGTCGCGATCGTGCAGTACCCCACCCTGTCGCGCTCGACGGTGCGCCACCTCGAGGTCGTGGCGCTCACGCCCGCGCGGCTGTTGCTGGTGGTCATCACCGATACCGGACGCGTCGACCAGCGCGTGGTCGAACTCGGCGACTCCATCGGTGAGCATGAGCTGTCGCAGCTGCGGGAGCGCCTCGGCGCCGCCCTGGAAGGCAAGCTGCTGTCGGCCGCGTCGATCGCGGTGGCCGACCTGGCCTCGCAGATGGACGGCCACGGCGGCCTGGGCGACGCTGTCGGCCGCGCGGCGACGGTGCTGGTCGAGACGCTGGTTGAGCACCAGGAAGAGCGGCTGTTGCTCGGCGGCACCGCCAATCTGACGCGCAACACGGCTGATTTCGGCGGGTCCCTGCGGTCCGTGCTGGAGGCGCTGGAGGAGCAGGTCGTGGTCCTGCGGTTGCTGGCTGCCCAGCAGGAGGCAGGTAAAGTCACGGTACGCATCGGCCACGAAACCGAGGCCGAGCAGATGGCTGGGACATCCGTCGTGAGCACCGCCTACGGCAGTTTGGGCAAGGTTTACGGCGGCATGGGCGTGGTGGGCCCGACCCGGATGGACTATCCGGGCACCATCGCCAACGTCGCGGCTGTCGCCCGGTACATAGGCGAGGTTCTGGGCACCCGGTGA
- a CDS encoding type II toxin-antitoxin system VapB family antitoxin, with translation MIFKGVRDGKPYPEHGLSYREWAQIPPRQLRLDEIVTTTTVLALDRLLSEDSTFYGDLFPHAVRWQGTIYLEDGLHRAVRSALRNRVVLHARVYDMDVPLSQQLSPAGE, from the coding sequence ATGATTTTCAAAGGGGTGCGCGACGGAAAGCCCTACCCGGAGCATGGGCTGAGCTACCGCGAGTGGGCCCAGATTCCGCCGCGCCAGCTGCGTCTCGACGAAATCGTCACCACCACGACGGTGCTCGCCCTGGACCGCCTGCTGTCCGAGGATTCGACGTTCTACGGCGATCTGTTCCCGCATGCCGTGCGCTGGCAGGGCACCATCTATCTGGAAGACGGCCTGCACCGCGCGGTGCGGTCCGCGCTGCGGAACCGGGTGGTGCTGCATGCCCGGGTGTACGACATGGATGTGCCACTGTCGCAGCAGCTTTCGCCAGCCGGCGAATGA
- a CDS encoding MbtH family protein: MSSNPFDDENGAFYVLINDEEQHSLWPVFADVPAGWRVVFGESTRADCLAYVEETWTDIRPKTLRDTLVG; the protein is encoded by the coding sequence ATGAGCAGCAATCCGTTCGATGACGAGAACGGCGCGTTCTACGTCCTGATCAACGACGAAGAGCAGCACAGCCTGTGGCCGGTGTTCGCCGACGTGCCCGCCGGTTGGCGGGTCGTGTTCGGTGAGAGCACGCGCGCCGACTGCCTGGCCTACGTCGAGGAGACCTGGACCGACATCCGGCCCAAGACGCTGCGGGACACCTTGGTGGGCTGA
- the mbtG gene encoding NADPH-dependent L-lysine N(6)-monooxygenase MbtG, which produces MTTPNTLAVIGAGAKAVAVAAKAAELRAMGVAAPDVIAVERLGVGANWQAAGGWTDGRHRLGTGPEKDVGFPYRSALVPRRNVELDERMMRHSWQSYLISTGQFAEWIDRGRPAPTHRRWSQYLAWVAESVAMQVVTGEVTQLSVDGDQWVLHCRDQQVRADGVMITGPGQAERSILPGHPRVLSIAQFWHRVAQDERINAERVAVIGGGETAATMLDELFSHRVSTITVISPGVTLFTRGEGYFENTLFSDPTGWAGLSISERRDAMARTDRGVFSARVQDSLLADDRIRHLRGRVAHAVPREDRIRLTLQTERDSGCLETVHGFDLVIDGSGADSMWFAPLLSQDALDVLELGIGAPLSGDSLQRAIGYDLAVSGVTPKLFLPSLSWLTQGPGFPNLSCLGLLSDRVLGAEYATPSVRRSDEQQSVR; this is translated from the coding sequence ATGACAACCCCGAACACCTTGGCCGTCATCGGCGCCGGCGCCAAAGCGGTCGCCGTGGCCGCCAAAGCCGCCGAACTGCGGGCCATGGGCGTGGCCGCGCCCGATGTCATCGCGGTGGAACGCCTGGGCGTCGGCGCCAACTGGCAGGCCGCCGGCGGCTGGACCGACGGCCGGCACCGGCTGGGCACCGGACCGGAAAAGGACGTCGGCTTCCCGTACCGGTCGGCGCTCGTGCCGCGCCGCAACGTCGAACTCGACGAACGGATGATGCGGCACAGCTGGCAGTCGTACCTGATCTCGACGGGACAGTTCGCCGAGTGGATCGACCGCGGCCGGCCCGCACCCACGCACCGGCGCTGGAGCCAGTACCTGGCATGGGTGGCGGAAAGCGTTGCCATGCAAGTGGTCACGGGTGAAGTCACCCAGCTGTCGGTGGACGGTGACCAGTGGGTGCTGCACTGCCGCGATCAGCAGGTGCGTGCCGACGGCGTGATGATCACCGGGCCGGGGCAGGCCGAGCGCTCCATCCTGCCGGGACATCCGCGGGTGCTGTCGATCGCCCAGTTCTGGCATCGCGTCGCGCAGGACGAGCGCATCAATGCCGAGCGGGTCGCCGTCATCGGCGGTGGCGAGACCGCCGCCACCATGCTCGATGAGCTGTTCTCGCACCGGGTTTCGACCATCACGGTGATCTCCCCGGGCGTCACCCTGTTCACCCGCGGTGAGGGCTATTTCGAGAACACCCTGTTCTCCGACCCGACGGGCTGGGCCGGCCTCAGCATCTCGGAGCGCCGAGATGCCATGGCCCGCACCGACCGTGGCGTGTTCTCCGCCCGCGTCCAGGACTCGCTACTGGCCGACGACCGCATCCGGCACCTGCGTGGCCGCGTCGCCCATGCCGTGCCCCGCGAAGACCGGATCCGGTTGACGCTGCAGACCGAACGCGACTCCGGCTGCCTGGAGACGGTGCACGGTTTCGACCTGGTGATCGACGGTTCCGGCGCCGATTCCATGTGGTTCGCGCCGCTCCTGAGCCAGGACGCGCTGGACGTGTTGGAACTCGGTATCGGTGCGCCACTGTCGGGCGACTCGCTGCAGCGGGCCATCGGCTACGACCTCGCGGTCAGCGGCGTGACGCCGAAGTTGTTCCTGCCCAGCCTGTCCTGGCTCACGCAGGGCCCCGGATTCCCCAACCTCAGCTGTCTCGGTCTGCTCAGCGACCGCGTGCTGGGTGCCGAATATGCCACACCATCCGTGAGGAGAAGCGATGAGCAGCAATCCGTTCGATGA